From the genome of Candidatus Nitrosocosmicus oleophilus, one region includes:
- a CDS encoding HAD family phosphatase, translating into MKGILFDMDGVLIDAMPFHAEAFQKAFREIVKIDIDKRNVFLLEGMPGPLLIREIFKRSNLESPDEKLVENISNRKKGLFEELQRAGAFPGVKELIESLNCKNCLTAVVSGASRKEVESLLEQNNLSKFDLIISSEDLEEGKPNPQPFIMALSKLKLNPSEALVVENAPLGVESAVKANIEYIVTLNNTPLELSDFRVLNDNDFATKNVYEDTQSAAKFLIDWCCRDVQTI; encoded by the coding sequence TTGAAAGGAATTTTGTTTGACATGGATGGCGTACTCATAGATGCGATGCCATTTCATGCAGAAGCTTTTCAAAAGGCATTTAGAGAAATCGTTAAAATTGATATAGACAAAAGAAATGTGTTTTTACTTGAGGGAATGCCTGGCCCCTTACTAATACGGGAAATTTTCAAACGAAGTAATCTCGAATCGCCTGATGAGAAACTTGTAGAAAATATTAGTAACCGGAAAAAAGGATTATTTGAAGAGCTTCAAAGAGCAGGAGCTTTTCCGGGGGTAAAAGAATTAATTGAATCGCTCAATTGTAAGAATTGTTTAACAGCAGTAGTAAGTGGAGCATCTAGGAAAGAGGTCGAGTCGCTGTTAGAACAAAACAACCTTTCCAAATTTGACCTAATCATATCTAGCGAGGATCTAGAAGAAGGCAAACCGAATCCTCAGCCGTTTATCATGGCGTTATCTAAACTCAAATTGAATCCTTCTGAAGCATTAGTTGTCGAAAATGCGCCTCTAGGCGTTGAATCAGCTGTAAAGGCCAATATTGAGTACATTGTTACACTGAATAATACCCCACTAGAACTCTCAGATTTTCGTGTCCTAAATGATAATGATTTTGCAACTAAAAATGTGTATGAAGATACTCAATCAGCGGCAAAATTTCTAATTGATTGGTGCTGTCGTGATGTTCAGACAATATGA
- a CDS encoding NAD+ synthase, with translation MDERKVIKKISRFLTKETSSRNAKCVVIGISGGIDSTVTAYLSAQALGPEKVLGLLLPDYSVTPKVDVKHGLEISKKLEIGYELIDIGKGKHHIIKNFPRNKLARANFLVRLRMAILYYYAAASGGIVVGTADKSELQLGYFTKYGDGGADIFPIADLYKTEVRKIARYMEVPQHIIEKQSSARLWKGQTAEGEIGLSYETIDKILSQINFDKTLKNSSFPEIIGVDQKDVSIVIEWIKSNRHKHELPIPRCKFKLK, from the coding sequence TTGGATGAAAGAAAAGTAATAAAAAAAATCTCAAGATTCTTAACCAAAGAGACTAGTTCAAGAAACGCTAAATGTGTTGTAATTGGGATTAGCGGCGGAATAGATTCGACCGTTACAGCATATCTCTCAGCACAAGCATTGGGACCTGAAAAGGTTTTAGGTCTGTTACTCCCGGACTATTCTGTTACTCCAAAGGTTGACGTAAAACATGGCTTAGAAATTTCAAAAAAATTGGAAATTGGTTATGAGTTGATTGATATCGGTAAGGGTAAACATCATATAATAAAGAACTTCCCCCGAAATAAGCTAGCAAGAGCCAACTTCCTAGTCAGGCTAAGGATGGCAATTCTGTACTACTATGCTGCTGCTAGTGGAGGCATAGTGGTGGGAACTGCTGACAAAAGTGAATTGCAACTTGGTTACTTTACAAAATACGGAGATGGAGGAGCTGATATTTTTCCAATTGCAGATCTCTATAAAACAGAGGTTAGAAAAATTGCCAGATACATGGAGGTTCCACAGCATATTATTGAAAAACAAAGTAGTGCAAGGTTATGGAAGGGACAGACAGCCGAAGGCGAAATCGGATTATCTTATGAAACCATTGATAAAATTCTAAGTCAAATAAATTTTGACAAGACATTGAAAAATTCCTCTTTCCCTGAAATAATAGGCGTGGATCAGAAAGACGTTAGTATCGTTATTGAGTGGATAAAGAGCAATAGACACAAACATGAGTTGCCAATCCCAAGATGCAAATTTAAACTAAAGTAA